A DNA window from Massilia putida contains the following coding sequences:
- a CDS encoding PEP-CTERM sorting domain-containing protein has product MNSSLFLTRKLLAACAVTMAASAAHADITVFTDRAAFLNAVSGSATDTFDDLAMVETGSPLSRLAGAYTYQVSAGPGDSGFYPSGSGGDIWLSGTMSSDVITFNAFSSGVFGFGGNFFGTDSFGAFMPDRTIVLSAVSGADSETFTLSNASQDAFVAFLSDRPLTSVSFQNMEDDGTVYWAAANNVVMAVPEPATWSMLLGGLGVAALARRRSLTSKQAKTVA; this is encoded by the coding sequence ATGAACTCCAGTCTGTTCCTCACACGGAAGCTGCTTGCCGCATGCGCCGTGACGATGGCGGCTTCCGCCGCACATGCAGACATCACGGTCTTCACCGACCGCGCTGCCTTTCTCAATGCGGTGTCCGGCTCGGCCACCGACACCTTCGACGACCTGGCCATGGTAGAAACCGGCAGCCCCCTGAGCCGCCTGGCCGGCGCCTACACCTACCAGGTAAGTGCAGGACCTGGCGACAGCGGCTTTTACCCGTCGGGAAGCGGGGGCGATATCTGGCTGAGTGGAACGATGTCCAGCGACGTCATCACGTTCAACGCGTTCTCGTCCGGGGTATTCGGCTTCGGTGGCAACTTCTTCGGAACCGATTCATTCGGCGCCTTCATGCCGGACCGCACCATCGTGCTAAGCGCGGTGTCCGGTGCGGACAGCGAGACATTCACGCTGTCGAATGCTTCACAGGACGCGTTTGTCGCGTTCCTGTCGGATCGTCCGCTCACCTCTGTGTCTTTCCAGAACATGGAGGACGACGGCACCGTGTACTGGGCAGCGGCGAACAATGTCGTTATGGCCGTGCCCGAGCCGGCGACGTGGTCGATGCTGTTGGGCGGACTCGGCGTTGCTGCTCTGGCTCGCCGGCGCAGCCTCACATCGAAGCAGGCAAAGACTGTGGCTTGA